In the Bos javanicus breed banteng chromosome 4, ARS-OSU_banteng_1.0, whole genome shotgun sequence genome, tacttaaATTAAAATCTTACTCCCTCTAAAAAAACCCAAAGTGAAAAAGTATCAATTTTAGTAAAggtatcaacatatatatatgcagatataCATATGAATAATGCAAAACAGATTTACACAGGTGTTAATTTTGGCACTTTTACTTGGATTTTTACAGAAAGTGAATACAGATGTCTTTGCATACAAATTCTCATTCTGGAGAAGCAGGATGCAGAAATGGTTCAAACATCTCCCTTCTTAAAAAGAACATTGAAAAAGGTAACTTCACCCGTTAAGCCTCCTCGTTGGCCACTTGATGAATCCGGCTTGATTTCTCTCACTCCACAAGTTTGACAAAGTTATTTTAAGTTTCTATCACTGATACCTGGTCATCCACTTTCAGTCCATGTACCATTTGGCCAGAAGTCCATAAATAATGTTTCCAATGTAGAAATCTTAAAGTTCTATAGGGAAATACTGCTCAGTAGATAAAGTCTCCTGGAATGTCTTGTAGCAAAGGTTCCTCAAATTTAAATCGTTTGGAAATGGCCTTTtgctccattttctctttttcagactGTCTGCATTGTCCTAAAGTATATGAAGTAACTACAATTAGCTCCTCTGTTACGATGGATTCCTCGGTTTCTGGCTTCTGAGTATCTGAATTACTTTCAGACACAGGATCTGCTTCCTGGAGGGCATGTGCTTCTTCTAAGGCCCCTTTGACCTTGAAAGCAGGCTCCTGAACACCACTCTGAGTCAGCCATGGATGCTTCAGACACTCCTCTGCAGTGGCTCGATCTCTGGATAGGGATACACAGTTTACACTTaagatggcttaaaacttcaATCATAAGTCAGAGCCTAAGGGATTAAATTTTGGGACATAGGAAGAGCTGGTAAAAATCTTACTGTAGTTCCTGAATTAAAGGAAGTTTTAGCATTTGCTTGCAAAAACCATTCCCCATAATgttgaaaaatagtattttaagcaAGTTATCTCTGAAAAGCCCCCTTGAAAGACCAAGAACAGATGGAAAATATCTGTTACACTGAGGTGCGATTCAcattttctgaaaacatttttatttctgccaCTTTTCTTTCAACAGACGTAAAAAGTCAAAGATTTTAATGTAGTTTTATGTCTACGTTTTCATGTCTTCATTTTGGGGTTTCAGTTGTTAATCTGCTTTTGTTCAGAGTAGATGGCTCAAAAATTGATAAAGATCAGTATTGACTAATACTTACTCAGGTTTCTTAACTAAAAGTGTCTTGATGAAGTCAACAGCTGACTCAGACACAACATCAAATTCTTCCTCAGAATAACTTAAATTCATCTGTGAGATGTTGAGGAACGTTTCCTGTTTATCATCGCCCAGGAAAGGCGATATTCCTGTCAGCATGACATATGCTAACACTCCAATGCTCCTAAATCAGAATGAAGAGGTAAGAAAAATCAGTATCACATTCATTTCTTAAAACTGATTTGATCAGTTTTTCATCAATGATTCTTACCACATATCTGTTGCCGTGCTGATAGGATCATAACTGAGAACTTCAGGAGCTAGtagcagaaacaaaagaaaatatttagttttgTGGAAAAATGTAAACTTTGCTGTtagagataaaaatttaaatactcaAAACTATATGACATTATCAAGGTTTGGGCTAAAATAAAGTAAGTTCACAGTATAAATCAAATTAATATGAATTAGTGTAAAGTCTAACTAGACATTTGTAATTAACTTAATTCCTTTTTTACTTCTAACCTCCAATGCTGGAtcctagcaattaaaaaaaaaatacttgaatacATAAATACTACCATATAAAGTGATAACTTTTACTTTCTTCCCCCCTCTTCCCACACCCTCTATCTAATCAAGTATCAATCAGCTCTAACAGGTTCCTGCTTTTAAATCTCGCCTTGAGTCTGTAGTACGTCCCCCCAGACCCCTTTTGGACCCGCCTCTGATCTACTCTAAGCCGAGGCTGGAGTGAGCTTTTAAAATGCCCGTTAACTCGACGTCAGTCACCGAGGGTAGAAGACAGCCTGGGCATCGGATGACATGCATCATGCACAGAAAACAGGGACAACTCCAGGGGGCTGAGAGAGCAGTCTGCTTTGCTACCATCTAACTAGACCGCTGCCACCCAGACAAGGCAACGGAAGGGCAGCCCCAAGTGTGCGAGGCCACAGGGGAAATTCAGGAGAATTCTCCTCGGAAACTACTCACTGATACAAGCCAGTCAACCCAAAGATGATTTCTTTTTCATGAGTATACAGATAGGAAGGCCAGGCTATGCAGACAGTTAAGTACTGAATCCATTTAAAAACAGATCAAAGACTACAAAACTGTGGTAATTACAATAAAAAAGGGAATGAAAATGTTTCAGGGAAAACCAAAACACTCGAAGTCACACATGGATTAGTAGTTGGGGTCAAACCTGCCCCCGAATATGAGgggaggaagtgggggagggggaggatatGAGGGGGAGAAGTGGGGAGGGCTGATTTCCTCAACTCCTATCTGAAGACGCCAAGCTGAGAAACAGATTATGAATATTACTTAAAAGTTTCAAAAGAAACTACTAGgaaatttaaaatcaaatgcATAAAATCCAGATTACTGGACGGGAAAAAGTAAAACAGCCAAGACAGCAGTAGATGGTGGGTAGAGGGGGAGAAGGTAACATCGGTTACTTTTCTGAGTGTTTATAACACTGACAGAAGAGCATCACTGAGCAGATCCAATGAGGCAGGACTTGCACAGCCTtgtttcatggacagagagacGTGTGGCACCAAGAGGCTTGGGGaccgaggtcacacagctcacCAGCGTGGAGCAGCACACACCGGGGCAGAGGTGGCTTCAACTCCCCTTTAAAAGGCAGGCCAGCGGAAGGCAGACAGGAAAGCCCTCACGCTTTTCTGTATTATATCctgaattattttcagtttttcccaaTTGGGCTTATactatttttttataataaagttttatttttttggagggaaaaaagcTCTTGATAGAAAATTGAGAATTTACCACAGAGCAGAAAACAttggaaaacaagcaaacaaagccCAAAACTCATTCAGCGCAGTAATTCCTGCTGGCGTCTTAGTCCATAGCCCTTCAGTCTGCATtgtctgtgtttcttccagtttacAAGGCCACCCACTACTCGCTGGCTAACACATCAGGCTACTCGCCCTGAAGCAGCACATTAAGCCTCTTTCCTATCCCTTACACTGTGGTCAGGAGGTGTTATCAATCAGCATACAGGAAATTAAGTGTTCTAGTccaccaaaaaaaccccaaaaccaatATCTGAACGATGTTTTTCTGCCTGTGATATCTTTTATTACCTAATAAAGGATATGCAGTTTCAAATCGGGACTTTAGAATgcaatttcaaatttcaaattattttttgtgcTATCTATAAAAAAAAAGCCCTATAGCTTTGCTTTTCTCAATCCTAACTGTGCCCTGGGGCTTTCTGGATGCCCTGgaatccttttttcctttctacatACCACTctcctttctcattctgttttttgCCAAGCCTCCAGGCCTTCTAGGAGGAGACTTCCTGTCCTCTTCACACCTCTGCCTGCAGGCAAACCTTTCCCCCTAGACAGGGCCACAGTCTTCTCTCTCATCTTCAGCTCTCACCTGAGGCCACAAAAgccatcctcctcctcccagggctGCCATCATCCAAGGTCTTCCCATCATAAAGAGCCGTTTCTACTCAGGTTTTAAATAAAACGGTAATCCCCGGTCACAACCTTTAAATTATTTCACTGCTTTGCTCTTCTATAGAAGTCTCTTTTTTAAACCTCATTCAAACCACTAATCCTTCTGTGTTCCACCTGTCTATCAAAAAAAAGTCATAGTTTACTTTATCTACCAACCTAGAAGCCATGGTTCCTGACCTGAAcagctctctcctttttctttctgccagGAGCTTTCCCCTCTGTATCTACATAGCAGAATACCCGGTATTTCCCACACATGTGCAGTCACAGGCCTTGCAATGACTTTCACGATGTTTGTTACCAACTTCAAGCTCTTAACAGGTCCTTTACTTGTTCAATATCCTCCCACCCTCAGATAACCTGATATCCTATGCTgctaagagaagtgaaagtcgctcagtcgtgtctctcttcgaccccatggactacgcattccacggaattctccaggccagcatactggagtggattgctgttcccttctccaggggatcttcccaacccagggatcgaacccaggtctccttcattgcaggtagattctttaccagctgagccacaagggaagcccactccaTTTAGAATGAAGCACCAATTTGGTATCATACTCTTTAAAGTCTTCCGTTTTTTAACTCAAAGGAAGGGCTCTCTGACAGCAGAATTTCAACACAGTGGAAAGTTGGCCCCACCACTAATCATAGCACATGTGAGCTCCCTGGTGAAGGCGACGCCTGTCCCTAAAAAGAAGACACACCCCGCTCTGACAAATACTCACCCACATACTCAGGAGTGCCCATGATCTCTCGGAGTTCTTCGCTCTTCTTCATTATTCTTGAAAGACCAAAATCCACTATCTTAATGTCACCCAGTGGAGATTCACTTGTCAGCAG is a window encoding:
- the STK17A gene encoding serine/threonine-protein kinase 17A — encoded protein: MIPLEKPGSGGSSPAVASGSGRAGRGLSTPRRPPPPTQARGLLTEIRTAVRTEPFQDAYTLTPGRELGRGKFAVVRKCIKKDSGKEFAAKFMRKRRKGQDCRMEIVHEIAVLELAQDNPWVINLHEVYETPSEMILVLEYAAGGEIFDQCVADRDEAFTEKDVQRLMRQILEGVCFLHAHDVVHLDLKPQNILLTSESPLGDIKIVDFGLSRIMKKSEELREIMGTPEYVAPEVLSYDPISTATDMWSIGVLAYVMLTGISPFLGDDKQETFLNISQMNLSYSEEEFDVVSESAVDFIKTLLVKKPEDRATAEECLKHPWLTQSGVQEPAFKVKGALEEAHALQEADPVSESNSDTQKPETEESIVTEELIVVTSYTLGQCRQSEKEKMEQKAISKRFKFEEPLLQDIPGDFIY